A portion of the Nerophis lumbriciformis linkage group LG37, RoL_Nlum_v2.1, whole genome shotgun sequence genome contains these proteins:
- the sema4ab gene encoding semaphorin-4A isoform X3: MESRRHLLPLALALLGFFSPCVTPLTSRVSFSLGSPGRQLTRFGSPDVGNTTTLLLSDDGDTLYVGGRDAVLALDVRLEDTMVLRNKLDWSPSVKDLDQCSMKGKKMADCPNFIRVLQFLNATHIYACGTFAFSPRCIYINSETLTVSLKSDEGRGRCPYDPYQRNTAIIVDGELYTGTVADYRGNWPLISRHLSEGTRVDLKLDDSLGWLEDPTFISSTFIPDEGKIYFFFSEVGREYDFIDKFIVSRVSQICTSDIGGQRTLQRRWTTFAKAQLLCQADNELPYNVIQDIDSLPPAEGASTDDTLFYGIFTSQWSVNSGLSAVCSFRLSDIRSAFSGNYKVLNRDTLQWSTRVQEKVANPGECGLHNASDNALRFVKENFLADDSVRPAGRSLTLVSAEHIYSHLSVQRVRASNSVDYTVLFLLTESGYLHKAVLLQSGAHIVEEVQVFEKAQPVKSLKLSVPKGVVYVGTSEGVLRLPTANCSFYWTCAQCVLARDPFCGWDPSLRACVMVSGAHVNLGQDIERGNVVQACKSVALTPRARFGPNNMPAASCPTGELVSVSLNEVVRLQCPAASRLSRQSWERPNSRLSSDLYLHLEDGSLSFVATPATLGHYLCLSTENGFQQTMAIYHVKQKSSPLPQTPTKRVLPQTLPSPTEWEARPRRTESKQAEPTLISGDTQVTAGQLGSNFTLWMVKTAPKEAAFRDGEPLMSESAPCYLKELVVVSILLVLCLSLLLTVLLYGAKQRWRSQTVPHVPGTPGPDPDRRTPVEHEVLRGSPSQRKCNGHMQHGGPASGVLCNGALTGSNGHLPNTPI, translated from the exons ATGGAGAGTCGTCGTCACTTGCTGCCCCTCGCGCTGGCTTTACTGGGGTTTTTCAGCCCGTGTGTGACCCCGCTGACTTCCAGGGTCTCCTTCTCCTTAG GTAGCCCCGGGAGACAACTCACCCGCTTCGGCAGCCCCGACGTGGGCAACACCACCACACTGCTGCTCAGCGACGACGGAGACACGCTCTACGTGGGAGGGAGGGATGCGGTGTTAGCGCTGGATGTTAGGCTCGAGGACACTATGGTACTACGGAACAAG CTGGACTGGAGCCCTTCAGTGAAAGACCTGGACCAATGTTCCATGAAAGGAAAGAAAATG GCGGACTGCCCCAATTTCATCCGCGTGCTGCAGTTCCTGAACGCCACCCACATCTACGCCTGCGGAACATTCGCCTTCAGCCCGCGTTGCATCTACATT AACTCTGAGACGTTAACGGTGAGCCTCAAGTCTGACGAGGGACGGGGTCGCTGTCCCTATGACCCCTACCAGCGCAACACAGCTATCATCGTAG ATGGAGAGCTGTACACGGGCACGGTGGCCGACTACAGGGGCAACTGGCCGTTAATCTCCCGCCACCTCAGCGAGGGCACCCGTGTGGACCTAAAGTTGGATGACAGCCTGGGATGGCTGGAGG ATCCAACTTTCATCAGCTCCACTTTTATTCCTGATGAGGGCAAAATCTACTTCTTCTTCAGCGAAGTGGGCAGAGAGTACGACTTCATCGACAAGTTTATTGTGTCCCGTGTTTCCCAAATCTGCACG AGTGACATCGGGGGCCAGCGGACGCTTCAGCGGCGCTGGACCACCTTTGCCAAAGCTCAGCTGCTGTGCCAGGCGGACAACGAGCTGCCCTACAACGTGATCCAGGACATCGACAGCCTCCCGCCGGCAGAGGGCGCGTCTACGGATGACACGCTCTTTTACGGCATCTTCACCTCTCAGTG GTCTGTCAACTCGGGGCTGTCAGCAGTATGCTCGTTCCGCTTGTCGGACATCAGGTCGGCCTTCTCGGGCAACTACAAGGTCCTGAACCGTGACACGCTTCAATGGAGTACGCGGGTGCAAGAGAAGGTCGCCAATCCAGGCGAG TGCGGCCTGCACAACGCGTCAGACAACGCTTTGcgctttgtcaaagaaaacttcctGGCTGACGACAGCGTGCGGCCGGCGGGGAGGAGTTTGACCCTGGTGTCCGCTGAGCACATCTATAGCCATCTGAGTGTCCAGAGAGTCCGGGCGTCCAACAGCGTGGACTACACGGTCCTCTTTCTCCTCACAG AGTCGGGTTACCTTCATAAAGCGGTACTGCTGCAGAGCGGCGCCCACATCGTGGAGGAGGTGCAGGTTTTTGAGAAAGCACAACCTGTGAAGAGCCTGAAGCTGTCTGTACCCAAG GGCGTGGTGTACGTCGGTACATCAGAGGGCGTGCTCAGACTCCCAACAGCCAACTGCTCTTTCTACTGGACCTGTGCTCAGTGTGTCTTGGCCCGAGACCCTTTTTGTGGGTGGGATCCTTCCCTCCGGGCCTGTGTGATGGTTTCTGGTGCCCACGTCAATCT CGGCCAGGACATAGAGCGCGGCAATGTGGTTCAGGCGTGCAAAAGTGTTGCATTAACACCCAGGGCCCGGTTTGGACCCAATAACATGCCTGCAG CTTCCTGTCCCACAGGTGAGCTGGTGTCGGTGTCTCTAAACGAGGTGGTGCGACTGCAGTGTCCCGCCGCGTCCCGCCTGTCTCGCCAGTCCTGGGAGCGGCCAAACAGCCGCCTGTCCTCGGATTTATACCTGCACCTGGAGGATGGCAGCCTGAGCTTCGTGGCCACTCCGGCCACGCTGGGACACTACCTCTGCCTGTCCACGGAGAACGGCTTCCAGCAGACGATGGCCATCTACCACGTCAAACAGAAGAGCAGCCCCCTGCCTCAAACGCCCACCAAGCGGGTATTGCCCCAGACGCTCCCTTCGCCTACCGAGTGGGAAGCCAGGCCCAGGAGGACAGAGTCCAAGCAGGCCGAGCCCACACTGATCAGCGGGGACACTCAGGTGACCGCAGGGCAGCTGGGCAGTAACTTCACCCTGTGGATGGTGAAAACGGCGCCCAAAGAGGCCGCCTTCCGAGACGGGGAGCCGCTGATGTCGGAATCGGCTCCCTGTTACCTGAAGGAGCTGGTGGTGGTGTCCATCCTCTTGGTGCTGTGCCTCAGCCTGCTTCTCACCGTCCTGCTCTACGGTGCCAAACAGCGATGGCGCAGTCAAACCGTTCCgcacgtgccaggcacccccgggccAGACCCGGACAGAAGGACCCCTGTGGAGCACGAGGTCCTGCGCGGGAGCCCGTCTCAAAGAAAATGCAACGGACACATGCAGCATGGCGGACCGGCCAGTGGCGTGCTCTGTAACGGAGCGCTCACGGGCTCCAACGGCCACTTGCCCAACACGCCCATCTGA
- the sema4ab gene encoding semaphorin-4A isoform X1, whose amino-acid sequence MKRRFGLLILMLTFSDVFCWGYVYCCNSSTLLTFLNVNRLGWKLTVSLAAFKVSMCVSRDVCAIQKVNEQSNICLKTMLRQKQLDSSALGDYPGSPLSWLSNGCLWKPGDVVPARVAAPPGDDPLTRWTLSTSRRNGESSSLAAPRAGFTGVFQPVCDPADFQGLLLLSPGRQLTRFGSPDVGNTTTLLLSDDGDTLYVGGRDAVLALDVRLEDTMVLRNKLDWSPSVKDLDQCSMKGKKMADCPNFIRVLQFLNATHIYACGTFAFSPRCIYINSETLTVSLKSDEGRGRCPYDPYQRNTAIIVDGELYTGTVADYRGNWPLISRHLSEGTRVDLKLDDSLGWLEDPTFISSTFIPDEGKIYFFFSEVGREYDFIDKFIVSRVSQICTSDIGGQRTLQRRWTTFAKAQLLCQADNELPYNVIQDIDSLPPAEGASTDDTLFYGIFTSQWSVNSGLSAVCSFRLSDIRSAFSGNYKVLNRDTLQWSTRVQEKVANPGECGLHNASDNALRFVKENFLADDSVRPAGRSLTLVSAEHIYSHLSVQRVRASNSVDYTVLFLLTESGYLHKAVLLQSGAHIVEEVQVFEKAQPVKSLKLSVPKGVVYVGTSEGVLRLPTANCSFYWTCAQCVLARDPFCGWDPSLRACVMVSGAHVNLGQDIERGNVVQACKSVALTPRARFGPNNMPAASCPTGELVSVSLNEVVRLQCPAASRLSRQSWERPNSRLSSDLYLHLEDGSLSFVATPATLGHYLCLSTENGFQQTMAIYHVKQKSSPLPQTPTKRVLPQTLPSPTEWEARPRRTESKQAEPTLISGDTQVTAGQLGSNFTLWMVKTAPKEAAFRDGEPLMSESAPCYLKELVVVSILLVLCLSLLLTVLLYGAKQRWRSQTVPHVPGTPGPDPDRRTPVEHEVLRGSPSQRKCNGHMQHGGPASGVLCNGALTGSNGHLPNTPI is encoded by the exons CGCCCTCGGAGACTACCCGGGCAGCCCTCTCAGCTGGCTCAGCAATGGTTGCCTGTGGAAACCAGGGGACGTGGTCCCAGCGAGGGTCGCCGCTCCACCTGGGGATGACCCCTTGACACGGTGGACCCTGTCGACTTCCCGCCGCAATGGAGAGTCGTCGTCACTTGCTGCCCCTCGCGCTGGCTTTACTGGGGTTTTTCAGCCCGTGTGTGACCCCGCTGACTTCCAGGGTCTCCTTCTCCTTAG CCCCGGGAGACAACTCACCCGCTTCGGCAGCCCCGACGTGGGCAACACCACCACACTGCTGCTCAGCGACGACGGAGACACGCTCTACGTGGGAGGGAGGGATGCGGTGTTAGCGCTGGATGTTAGGCTCGAGGACACTATGGTACTACGGAACAAG CTGGACTGGAGCCCTTCAGTGAAAGACCTGGACCAATGTTCCATGAAAGGAAAGAAAATG GCGGACTGCCCCAATTTCATCCGCGTGCTGCAGTTCCTGAACGCCACCCACATCTACGCCTGCGGAACATTCGCCTTCAGCCCGCGTTGCATCTACATT AACTCTGAGACGTTAACGGTGAGCCTCAAGTCTGACGAGGGACGGGGTCGCTGTCCCTATGACCCCTACCAGCGCAACACAGCTATCATCGTAG ATGGAGAGCTGTACACGGGCACGGTGGCCGACTACAGGGGCAACTGGCCGTTAATCTCCCGCCACCTCAGCGAGGGCACCCGTGTGGACCTAAAGTTGGATGACAGCCTGGGATGGCTGGAGG ATCCAACTTTCATCAGCTCCACTTTTATTCCTGATGAGGGCAAAATCTACTTCTTCTTCAGCGAAGTGGGCAGAGAGTACGACTTCATCGACAAGTTTATTGTGTCCCGTGTTTCCCAAATCTGCACG AGTGACATCGGGGGCCAGCGGACGCTTCAGCGGCGCTGGACCACCTTTGCCAAAGCTCAGCTGCTGTGCCAGGCGGACAACGAGCTGCCCTACAACGTGATCCAGGACATCGACAGCCTCCCGCCGGCAGAGGGCGCGTCTACGGATGACACGCTCTTTTACGGCATCTTCACCTCTCAGTG GTCTGTCAACTCGGGGCTGTCAGCAGTATGCTCGTTCCGCTTGTCGGACATCAGGTCGGCCTTCTCGGGCAACTACAAGGTCCTGAACCGTGACACGCTTCAATGGAGTACGCGGGTGCAAGAGAAGGTCGCCAATCCAGGCGAG TGCGGCCTGCACAACGCGTCAGACAACGCTTTGcgctttgtcaaagaaaacttcctGGCTGACGACAGCGTGCGGCCGGCGGGGAGGAGTTTGACCCTGGTGTCCGCTGAGCACATCTATAGCCATCTGAGTGTCCAGAGAGTCCGGGCGTCCAACAGCGTGGACTACACGGTCCTCTTTCTCCTCACAG AGTCGGGTTACCTTCATAAAGCGGTACTGCTGCAGAGCGGCGCCCACATCGTGGAGGAGGTGCAGGTTTTTGAGAAAGCACAACCTGTGAAGAGCCTGAAGCTGTCTGTACCCAAG GGCGTGGTGTACGTCGGTACATCAGAGGGCGTGCTCAGACTCCCAACAGCCAACTGCTCTTTCTACTGGACCTGTGCTCAGTGTGTCTTGGCCCGAGACCCTTTTTGTGGGTGGGATCCTTCCCTCCGGGCCTGTGTGATGGTTTCTGGTGCCCACGTCAATCT CGGCCAGGACATAGAGCGCGGCAATGTGGTTCAGGCGTGCAAAAGTGTTGCATTAACACCCAGGGCCCGGTTTGGACCCAATAACATGCCTGCAG CTTCCTGTCCCACAGGTGAGCTGGTGTCGGTGTCTCTAAACGAGGTGGTGCGACTGCAGTGTCCCGCCGCGTCCCGCCTGTCTCGCCAGTCCTGGGAGCGGCCAAACAGCCGCCTGTCCTCGGATTTATACCTGCACCTGGAGGATGGCAGCCTGAGCTTCGTGGCCACTCCGGCCACGCTGGGACACTACCTCTGCCTGTCCACGGAGAACGGCTTCCAGCAGACGATGGCCATCTACCACGTCAAACAGAAGAGCAGCCCCCTGCCTCAAACGCCCACCAAGCGGGTATTGCCCCAGACGCTCCCTTCGCCTACCGAGTGGGAAGCCAGGCCCAGGAGGACAGAGTCCAAGCAGGCCGAGCCCACACTGATCAGCGGGGACACTCAGGTGACCGCAGGGCAGCTGGGCAGTAACTTCACCCTGTGGATGGTGAAAACGGCGCCCAAAGAGGCCGCCTTCCGAGACGGGGAGCCGCTGATGTCGGAATCGGCTCCCTGTTACCTGAAGGAGCTGGTGGTGGTGTCCATCCTCTTGGTGCTGTGCCTCAGCCTGCTTCTCACCGTCCTGCTCTACGGTGCCAAACAGCGATGGCGCAGTCAAACCGTTCCgcacgtgccaggcacccccgggccAGACCCGGACAGAAGGACCCCTGTGGAGCACGAGGTCCTGCGCGGGAGCCCGTCTCAAAGAAAATGCAACGGACACATGCAGCATGGCGGACCGGCCAGTGGCGTGCTCTGTAACGGAGCGCTCACGGGCTCCAACGGCCACTTGCCCAACACGCCCATCTGA
- the sema4ab gene encoding semaphorin-4A isoform X4 translates to MESRRHLLPLALALLGFFSPCVTPLTSRVSFSLGSPGRQLTRFGSPDVGNTTTLLLSDDGDTLYVGGRDAVLALDVRLEDTMVLRNKLDWSPSVKDLDQCSMKGKKMADCPNFIRVLQFLNATHIYACGTFAFSPRCIYINSETLTVSLKSDEGRGRCPYDPYQRNTAIIVDGELYTGTVADYRGNWPLISRHLSEGTRVDLKLDDSLGWLEDPTFISSTFIPDEGKIYFFFSEVGREYDFIDKFIVSRVSQICTSDIGGQRTLQRRWTTFAKAQLLCQADNELPYNVIQDIDSLPPAEGASTDDTLFYGIFTSQWSVNSGLSAVCSFRLSDIRSAFSGNYKVLNRDTLQWSTRVQEKVANPGECGLHNASDNALRFVKENFLADDSVRPAGRSLTLVSAEHIYSHLSVQRVRASNSVDYTVLFLLTESGYLHKAVLLQSGAHIVEEVQVFEKAQPVKSLKLSVPKGVVYVGTSEGVLRLPTANCSFYWTCAQCVLARDPFCGWDPSLRACVMVSGAHVNLGQDIERGNVVQACKSVALTPRARFGPNNMPAGELVSVSLNEVVRLQCPAASRLSRQSWERPNSRLSSDLYLHLEDGSLSFVATPATLGHYLCLSTENGFQQTMAIYHVKQKSSPLPQTPTKRVLPQTLPSPTEWEARPRRTESKQAEPTLISGDTQVTAGQLGSNFTLWMVKTAPKEAAFRDGEPLMSESAPCYLKELVVVSILLVLCLSLLLTVLLYGAKQRWRSQTVPHVPGTPGPDPDRRTPVEHEVLRGSPSQRKCNGHMQHGGPASGVLCNGALTGSNGHLPNTPI, encoded by the exons ATGGAGAGTCGTCGTCACTTGCTGCCCCTCGCGCTGGCTTTACTGGGGTTTTTCAGCCCGTGTGTGACCCCGCTGACTTCCAGGGTCTCCTTCTCCTTAG GTAGCCCCGGGAGACAACTCACCCGCTTCGGCAGCCCCGACGTGGGCAACACCACCACACTGCTGCTCAGCGACGACGGAGACACGCTCTACGTGGGAGGGAGGGATGCGGTGTTAGCGCTGGATGTTAGGCTCGAGGACACTATGGTACTACGGAACAAG CTGGACTGGAGCCCTTCAGTGAAAGACCTGGACCAATGTTCCATGAAAGGAAAGAAAATG GCGGACTGCCCCAATTTCATCCGCGTGCTGCAGTTCCTGAACGCCACCCACATCTACGCCTGCGGAACATTCGCCTTCAGCCCGCGTTGCATCTACATT AACTCTGAGACGTTAACGGTGAGCCTCAAGTCTGACGAGGGACGGGGTCGCTGTCCCTATGACCCCTACCAGCGCAACACAGCTATCATCGTAG ATGGAGAGCTGTACACGGGCACGGTGGCCGACTACAGGGGCAACTGGCCGTTAATCTCCCGCCACCTCAGCGAGGGCACCCGTGTGGACCTAAAGTTGGATGACAGCCTGGGATGGCTGGAGG ATCCAACTTTCATCAGCTCCACTTTTATTCCTGATGAGGGCAAAATCTACTTCTTCTTCAGCGAAGTGGGCAGAGAGTACGACTTCATCGACAAGTTTATTGTGTCCCGTGTTTCCCAAATCTGCACG AGTGACATCGGGGGCCAGCGGACGCTTCAGCGGCGCTGGACCACCTTTGCCAAAGCTCAGCTGCTGTGCCAGGCGGACAACGAGCTGCCCTACAACGTGATCCAGGACATCGACAGCCTCCCGCCGGCAGAGGGCGCGTCTACGGATGACACGCTCTTTTACGGCATCTTCACCTCTCAGTG GTCTGTCAACTCGGGGCTGTCAGCAGTATGCTCGTTCCGCTTGTCGGACATCAGGTCGGCCTTCTCGGGCAACTACAAGGTCCTGAACCGTGACACGCTTCAATGGAGTACGCGGGTGCAAGAGAAGGTCGCCAATCCAGGCGAG TGCGGCCTGCACAACGCGTCAGACAACGCTTTGcgctttgtcaaagaaaacttcctGGCTGACGACAGCGTGCGGCCGGCGGGGAGGAGTTTGACCCTGGTGTCCGCTGAGCACATCTATAGCCATCTGAGTGTCCAGAGAGTCCGGGCGTCCAACAGCGTGGACTACACGGTCCTCTTTCTCCTCACAG AGTCGGGTTACCTTCATAAAGCGGTACTGCTGCAGAGCGGCGCCCACATCGTGGAGGAGGTGCAGGTTTTTGAGAAAGCACAACCTGTGAAGAGCCTGAAGCTGTCTGTACCCAAG GGCGTGGTGTACGTCGGTACATCAGAGGGCGTGCTCAGACTCCCAACAGCCAACTGCTCTTTCTACTGGACCTGTGCTCAGTGTGTCTTGGCCCGAGACCCTTTTTGTGGGTGGGATCCTTCCCTCCGGGCCTGTGTGATGGTTTCTGGTGCCCACGTCAATCT CGGCCAGGACATAGAGCGCGGCAATGTGGTTCAGGCGTGCAAAAGTGTTGCATTAACACCCAGGGCCCGGTTTGGACCCAATAACATGCCTGCAG GTGAGCTGGTGTCGGTGTCTCTAAACGAGGTGGTGCGACTGCAGTGTCCCGCCGCGTCCCGCCTGTCTCGCCAGTCCTGGGAGCGGCCAAACAGCCGCCTGTCCTCGGATTTATACCTGCACCTGGAGGATGGCAGCCTGAGCTTCGTGGCCACTCCGGCCACGCTGGGACACTACCTCTGCCTGTCCACGGAGAACGGCTTCCAGCAGACGATGGCCATCTACCACGTCAAACAGAAGAGCAGCCCCCTGCCTCAAACGCCCACCAAGCGGGTATTGCCCCAGACGCTCCCTTCGCCTACCGAGTGGGAAGCCAGGCCCAGGAGGACAGAGTCCAAGCAGGCCGAGCCCACACTGATCAGCGGGGACACTCAGGTGACCGCAGGGCAGCTGGGCAGTAACTTCACCCTGTGGATGGTGAAAACGGCGCCCAAAGAGGCCGCCTTCCGAGACGGGGAGCCGCTGATGTCGGAATCGGCTCCCTGTTACCTGAAGGAGCTGGTGGTGGTGTCCATCCTCTTGGTGCTGTGCCTCAGCCTGCTTCTCACCGTCCTGCTCTACGGTGCCAAACAGCGATGGCGCAGTCAAACCGTTCCgcacgtgccaggcacccccgggccAGACCCGGACAGAAGGACCCCTGTGGAGCACGAGGTCCTGCGCGGGAGCCCGTCTCAAAGAAAATGCAACGGACACATGCAGCATGGCGGACCGGCCAGTGGCGTGCTCTGTAACGGAGCGCTCACGGGCTCCAACGGCCACTTGCCCAACACGCCCATCTGA
- the sema4ab gene encoding semaphorin-4A isoform X2, with the protein MKRRFGLLILMLTFSDVFCWGYVYCCNSSTLLTFLNVNRLGWKLTVSLAAFKVSMCVSRDVCAIQKVNEQSNICLKTMLRQKQLDSSALGDYPGSPLSWLSNGCLWKPGDVVPARVAAPPGDDPLTRWTLSTSRRNGESSSLAAPRAGFTGVFQPVCDPADFQGLLLLSPGRQLTRFGSPDVGNTTTLLLSDDGDTLYVGGRDAVLALDVRLEDTMVLRNKLDWSPSVKDLDQCSMKGKKMADCPNFIRVLQFLNATHIYACGTFAFSPRCIYINSETLTVSLKSDEGRGRCPYDPYQRNTAIIVDGELYTGTVADYRGNWPLISRHLSEGTRVDLKLDDSLGWLEDPTFISSTFIPDEGKIYFFFSEVGREYDFIDKFIVSRVSQICTSDIGGQRTLQRRWTTFAKAQLLCQADNELPYNVIQDIDSLPPAEGASTDDTLFYGIFTSQWSVNSGLSAVCSFRLSDIRSAFSGNYKVLNRDTLQWSTRVQEKVANPGECGLHNASDNALRFVKENFLADDSVRPAGRSLTLVSAEHIYSHLSVQRVRASNSVDYTVLFLLTESGYLHKAVLLQSGAHIVEEVQVFEKAQPVKSLKLSVPKGVVYVGTSEGVLRLPTANCSFYWTCAQCVLARDPFCGWDPSLRACVMVSGAHVNLGQDIERGNVVQACKSVALTPRARFGPNNMPAGELVSVSLNEVVRLQCPAASRLSRQSWERPNSRLSSDLYLHLEDGSLSFVATPATLGHYLCLSTENGFQQTMAIYHVKQKSSPLPQTPTKRVLPQTLPSPTEWEARPRRTESKQAEPTLISGDTQVTAGQLGSNFTLWMVKTAPKEAAFRDGEPLMSESAPCYLKELVVVSILLVLCLSLLLTVLLYGAKQRWRSQTVPHVPGTPGPDPDRRTPVEHEVLRGSPSQRKCNGHMQHGGPASGVLCNGALTGSNGHLPNTPI; encoded by the exons CGCCCTCGGAGACTACCCGGGCAGCCCTCTCAGCTGGCTCAGCAATGGTTGCCTGTGGAAACCAGGGGACGTGGTCCCAGCGAGGGTCGCCGCTCCACCTGGGGATGACCCCTTGACACGGTGGACCCTGTCGACTTCCCGCCGCAATGGAGAGTCGTCGTCACTTGCTGCCCCTCGCGCTGGCTTTACTGGGGTTTTTCAGCCCGTGTGTGACCCCGCTGACTTCCAGGGTCTCCTTCTCCTTAG CCCCGGGAGACAACTCACCCGCTTCGGCAGCCCCGACGTGGGCAACACCACCACACTGCTGCTCAGCGACGACGGAGACACGCTCTACGTGGGAGGGAGGGATGCGGTGTTAGCGCTGGATGTTAGGCTCGAGGACACTATGGTACTACGGAACAAG CTGGACTGGAGCCCTTCAGTGAAAGACCTGGACCAATGTTCCATGAAAGGAAAGAAAATG GCGGACTGCCCCAATTTCATCCGCGTGCTGCAGTTCCTGAACGCCACCCACATCTACGCCTGCGGAACATTCGCCTTCAGCCCGCGTTGCATCTACATT AACTCTGAGACGTTAACGGTGAGCCTCAAGTCTGACGAGGGACGGGGTCGCTGTCCCTATGACCCCTACCAGCGCAACACAGCTATCATCGTAG ATGGAGAGCTGTACACGGGCACGGTGGCCGACTACAGGGGCAACTGGCCGTTAATCTCCCGCCACCTCAGCGAGGGCACCCGTGTGGACCTAAAGTTGGATGACAGCCTGGGATGGCTGGAGG ATCCAACTTTCATCAGCTCCACTTTTATTCCTGATGAGGGCAAAATCTACTTCTTCTTCAGCGAAGTGGGCAGAGAGTACGACTTCATCGACAAGTTTATTGTGTCCCGTGTTTCCCAAATCTGCACG AGTGACATCGGGGGCCAGCGGACGCTTCAGCGGCGCTGGACCACCTTTGCCAAAGCTCAGCTGCTGTGCCAGGCGGACAACGAGCTGCCCTACAACGTGATCCAGGACATCGACAGCCTCCCGCCGGCAGAGGGCGCGTCTACGGATGACACGCTCTTTTACGGCATCTTCACCTCTCAGTG GTCTGTCAACTCGGGGCTGTCAGCAGTATGCTCGTTCCGCTTGTCGGACATCAGGTCGGCCTTCTCGGGCAACTACAAGGTCCTGAACCGTGACACGCTTCAATGGAGTACGCGGGTGCAAGAGAAGGTCGCCAATCCAGGCGAG TGCGGCCTGCACAACGCGTCAGACAACGCTTTGcgctttgtcaaagaaaacttcctGGCTGACGACAGCGTGCGGCCGGCGGGGAGGAGTTTGACCCTGGTGTCCGCTGAGCACATCTATAGCCATCTGAGTGTCCAGAGAGTCCGGGCGTCCAACAGCGTGGACTACACGGTCCTCTTTCTCCTCACAG AGTCGGGTTACCTTCATAAAGCGGTACTGCTGCAGAGCGGCGCCCACATCGTGGAGGAGGTGCAGGTTTTTGAGAAAGCACAACCTGTGAAGAGCCTGAAGCTGTCTGTACCCAAG GGCGTGGTGTACGTCGGTACATCAGAGGGCGTGCTCAGACTCCCAACAGCCAACTGCTCTTTCTACTGGACCTGTGCTCAGTGTGTCTTGGCCCGAGACCCTTTTTGTGGGTGGGATCCTTCCCTCCGGGCCTGTGTGATGGTTTCTGGTGCCCACGTCAATCT CGGCCAGGACATAGAGCGCGGCAATGTGGTTCAGGCGTGCAAAAGTGTTGCATTAACACCCAGGGCCCGGTTTGGACCCAATAACATGCCTGCAG GTGAGCTGGTGTCGGTGTCTCTAAACGAGGTGGTGCGACTGCAGTGTCCCGCCGCGTCCCGCCTGTCTCGCCAGTCCTGGGAGCGGCCAAACAGCCGCCTGTCCTCGGATTTATACCTGCACCTGGAGGATGGCAGCCTGAGCTTCGTGGCCACTCCGGCCACGCTGGGACACTACCTCTGCCTGTCCACGGAGAACGGCTTCCAGCAGACGATGGCCATCTACCACGTCAAACAGAAGAGCAGCCCCCTGCCTCAAACGCCCACCAAGCGGGTATTGCCCCAGACGCTCCCTTCGCCTACCGAGTGGGAAGCCAGGCCCAGGAGGACAGAGTCCAAGCAGGCCGAGCCCACACTGATCAGCGGGGACACTCAGGTGACCGCAGGGCAGCTGGGCAGTAACTTCACCCTGTGGATGGTGAAAACGGCGCCCAAAGAGGCCGCCTTCCGAGACGGGGAGCCGCTGATGTCGGAATCGGCTCCCTGTTACCTGAAGGAGCTGGTGGTGGTGTCCATCCTCTTGGTGCTGTGCCTCAGCCTGCTTCTCACCGTCCTGCTCTACGGTGCCAAACAGCGATGGCGCAGTCAAACCGTTCCgcacgtgccaggcacccccgggccAGACCCGGACAGAAGGACCCCTGTGGAGCACGAGGTCCTGCGCGGGAGCCCGTCTCAAAGAAAATGCAACGGACACATGCAGCATGGCGGACCGGCCAGTGGCGTGCTCTGTAACGGAGCGCTCACGGGCTCCAACGGCCACTTGCCCAACACGCCCATCTGA